The Mauremys reevesii isolate NIE-2019 linkage group 13, ASM1616193v1, whole genome shotgun sequence genome contains a region encoding:
- the LOC120380067 gene encoding olfactory receptor 14A16-like yields the protein MSNRTMVTEFLLLGFSDVRELQVLHFVGFLVMYLVALTGNLLIITAVALNHHLHTPMYFFLMNMSFLDLGSISTIVPKSMANSLMSTRSISYYGCVAQVFLFLFFATTELPLLTIMAYDRYIAICQPLHYETVMNRRVCVRLAAGIWISGVLNSALHTGNTFAIIFCGDNEMDQFFCEIPQLLKLACYDSYIGETGAIVVSVCFALSCFVLIVVSYVLIFKTVLRIPSEQGRHKAFATCIPHLTVVSLFVSTASFAYIKPTSSSISGLDLLVAVLYSVVPPMMNPIIYSMRNREIKAALRKMIGSRLYSKK from the coding sequence atgtccaaccgCACTATGGTGACCGAGTttcttctcctgggattctctgatgttcgggaGTTGCAGGTTTTGCACTTTGTGGGGTTTCTAGTGATGTACCTGGTAGCACTGACAGGGAATCTCCTCATCATCACAGCTGTAGCCCTCAACcaccaccttcacacccccatgtatttcttcctgatGAATATGTCCTTCCTGGACCTTGGCTCCATCTCCACCATCGTCCCCAAGTCCATGGCCAACTCCCTCATGAGCACCAGGTCCATTTCGTATTATGGATGCGTTGCCCAAgtctttctcttccttttctttgCTACAACTGAGCTCCCTTTACTGACCATCATGGCCTACGACCGGTACATTGCCATTtgccaaccactgcactacgAGACAGTGATGAACAGGAGAGTATGTGTCCGATTGGCAGCTGGCATCTGGATCAGTGGGGTTCTCAATTCTGCCCTGCACACTGGGAACACATTTGCAATAATCTTCTGTGGAGACAATGAGAtggatcagttcttctgtgaaatcccccagctACTCAAGCTCGCCTGCTATGACTCCTATATCGGTGAAACCGGGGCTATTGTAGTTAGCGTGTGCTTTGCCTTaagctgttttgttttaataGTTGTATCATATGTTTTGATATTCAAAACTGTGCTGAGAATCCCCTCGGAGCAAGGCCGGCATAAAGCCTTCGCCACCTGCATCCCTCACCTCACTGTGGTCTCTTTGTTTGTTTCCACTGCTAGTTTTGCCTACATTaaacccacctccagctcaaTCTCGGGTCTGGATCTCCtggtggctgttctctattcTGTGGTGCCTCCCATGATGAATCCCatcatctacagcatgagaaATAGAGAGATCAAAGCTGCCCTGAGGAAAATGATTGGGTCAAGGCTATACTCCAAAAAATAA